TAGTCCTACTGTTATATGTGCGGCCATTACATCAAAAATGAATAAAGCAAAGCTTCCTACCCATGTGGAGCTGGATGCTGAAAAATATGGTATTGTAAAGGACTCCGTTATTTTACTGGAGCAAGTCAGGACTATTGATAAATCAAGACTTAAGGAAAAAGTCTGTCATTTGGATCGGGATGTATTAAAGAAAATTGATAAGGCACTTATCATTAGTTTTTCTTTAGATACATATTTCAGATAATTACATGAGGATAAAGGAGAACGGAATTAATTATGGATAATGACAATCCCATATCAGGAATAGTTAGTATCATCCTCTTAATTATAGTGAATGCTGTGGTTTCCGGAGCAAAAGCATCACTACTTCATATCAATGAAAATAGTGTTAGAAAGAAAGCGGAGGCAGGGCATAAGCGTGCAGGTAAATTAATCAAAATGCTTGACAAGTCAGCTAATTACTTGAATGTGTTTGATCTGCTATTAAGCTTTACAAATATAAGTATTGGTATGATCTATTTTTCTCGGGTTTTATCTGGAACTGAGACAACCCTTATGAAAAGCAATTTTTTTAATGCATATAGTTATCTAAAACCAGTCTACATCATAGTAACTTCAATTATATTGGTACTGATTACAGTTTTATTTGGAATTGTATTACCTAAAAAAATCGCGATAAAACATGCGGAGAATACGATTTATCCAATGATAGGATTAATTCAGCTGATTGGTTTCGTGGTGTATCCGTTTTCATGGATACTAGAAAAAACAATGAATCTGCTTCTTAGGATAGTCGGAATAAAACCTTCAGAGTTAGCGGATAGTGTGACAGAGGAAGAGATATTATCCATCGTAAATGAAGGGCATGAACAGGGAGTATTTGATGCCGGTGAGGCGGAGATGATATCGAATATTATTGAGCTGGATGATAAAGAAGCAAGAGATATTATGACCTACAAGAAAAAAATCGTAGCAGTAAATTCTGAGATGTCAGTGGAAGAAGCACTTAAGTTCATGCTTGCTGAAAAGTATTCAAGGTATCCCTTGTATGAAGGCAACAGGGATAATATAATTGGAATTCTTCACATGAAGGATGTAATCAGCGCATACATATCAGAGGAGTTAAGAAGTAAATCCCTGAGAGAAATTGCAAGAGAACCCTATTTTGTTCCTGACACACAAAATATTAATATATTATTTCATGATATGCAAACGAAGAACATTCATATGGCAATTGTGATTGATGAATATGGACAGACTGCCGGGTTAGTTGCATTAGAGGATTTCCTTGAAGAAATCGTCGGTAATATTAATGATGAATATGATATTGATGAA
The nucleotide sequence above comes from Variimorphobacter saccharofermentans. Encoded proteins:
- a CDS encoding type II toxin-antitoxin system PemK/MazF family toxin, producing MVIKRGDIFYADLRPVVGSEQGGVRPVLIIQNDTGNKHSPTVICAAITSKMNKAKLPTHVELDAEKYGIVKDSVILLEQVRTIDKSRLKEKVCHLDRDVLKKIDKALIISFSLDTYFR
- a CDS encoding hemolysin family protein, coding for MDNDNPISGIVSIILLIIVNAVVSGAKASLLHINENSVRKKAEAGHKRAGKLIKMLDKSANYLNVFDLLLSFTNISIGMIYFSRVLSGTETTLMKSNFFNAYSYLKPVYIIVTSIILVLITVLFGIVLPKKIAIKHAENTIYPMIGLIQLIGFVVYPFSWILEKTMNLLLRIVGIKPSELADSVTEEEILSIVNEGHEQGVFDAGEAEMISNIIELDDKEARDIMTYKKKIVAVNSEMSVEEALKFMLAEKYSRYPLYEGNRDNIIGILHMKDVISAYISEELRSKSLREIAREPYFVPDTQNINILFHDMQTKNIHMAIVIDEYGQTAGLVALEDFLEEIVGNINDEYDIDENMVIAADEHSITVNGSIRLEELSKDLEIELNNEDFDTLNGLLISLLDRIPGDGEQISLDYQEYHFDILETSNNMIQKVKISKLPEETTTEDGQEAEEPA